aacagtatggaggttcctcaaaaacctaaaaatagaactaccagaaaatgaaaactctaatttaaaaagatacgtGCTCCCCAATAttcataggagcattatttacaacagccaagacatggaatcaatttatatgtccatcaacagatgaatggatagacatgtgattatatatatatatatatacacacacacacacacacacacacacatacatacacacacacacaatggaatattacttagccataaaagaattaaattttgtcattgcaacaacatggatggatgtggagggtattatgcttagtgaagtaagtcagacggagaaagacagatactgtatgctatcacttatacatggaatctaaaaaataaaacaaatgaatataactaaacagaaacagactcacagatatagagaggaaactagtggttatcactggggagagaaaaggagggtgGTATGAGATAGGGTAAGGATTTAGAagtacaaactaccatgtataaaataaataagttagaaGGACATATTTCACATCACAAGGAACAGAGCCAACATTTTACCATAATGTAAACAGAGTATAATCTATAtgaacactgaatcactatgttatattcCCAAAACTAatattgtaactcaactataATTCAGTAGAAAAAGTTAAACTTAGAAGGATAATTATATAATGTAACAGAGGTGCTAATTATGGCTCCAATCGTGATCATATTATAgtgtataaatataacatattacCAGTTTGGacactttaaatttatacaatggtatatgtcaaatatattttaatttaaaacatcagctggaagatggcagagtggtaggaccacgagcttgcctctccttgtGAGTACAGCAAAACCACAattgaatgctaaacaaccatcgaaaaaagactagaacctagcaaaaaagatcttctacaattggaaacataaagagggaaccatagcaggatggtaggaggggagTGCTCATGATACCCCTCAGGTGGGTAACCCACAAGATGAAGATTTGTTAAGCCCCAAAGGCCCtgccacaggagtgagagctctaagccccacatcagggcCCCCAGCTTGGgtcccagcattgggaagagaaggagatcCCAGGAcgtctggttttgaaggccagggggacttggctctgggagccccacaggactgggggaaacggagactccattcacttggGTAGTATACATGGAAACTCACATGCACCAggcccaagggcagaggcagtgatttcataggaacctgggccaggcctgcctgctggatttggagggtctcctggggataTGGGGGACAgatgcagctcacccaggggacataaaagctggtggagGACaatctgggagtgttcatctacaggagctttcctggaggctgacatcttgattggatcattagcactgAGACCAAGCCCTGCCCAACAGTGTGTAGgaaagcctcaggccaaacaacatacagggtgggaacacagctccacccatcagcagacttcctgagccacaaaggcctctagacacagccgtacccaccagaggtccaggaccaagcttcacccagcagtgggcaggcactggctcctcctgccagaaaCCCTGCATAAACCTCTAGTctagcctcatccaccaggggaaGATACTAGAAACAAggaaacaataatcccaaagtcTGTGGAAGgtatccacaaacacatagaaagatagacgaTATGAGACAGCAAAGGactatctcccaggccaaggcacaagataaaacccagaagaagtaagtgatgaggagataggcaatttatctgagaaagagtttaaagtaataatggccaagatgttcagagaactcaagaggagtatagatgcacagagcgaagTTTTTTAGCAAGtggttggaaaatataaagaatacccaaacagagttgaagaatacaatcattgaaataaacaatacactagaaggaaccaagaatagactaaatgaggcaaaagaacagaccagtgagctagaagacagattagtggaaatcactacttcagaacagaaaaaagaatggaaagaaatgagggtagtttaagagaactcaggcacaacatgaagcacactaatattagcattataggggtcccagaaagagaagagagacagaaaggacctgagaaattttttggagagataatcactgaaaacttccccaacttgggaaaggaaacagtcacccaagccctggaagtgcagagagttccacacaggatccacccaaagaggagcacaccaaggcacacaggcatcaaattgacaacagttaaggataaggagaaaatattaaaattagcaagagaaaagcaatgaataacatacaaggCAAATCCCATAAGGTTACCAGCTGATTTTtgagcagaaactctacaggccaggagGCAGTGGCATGATAtacttaaagtgatgaaagggggaaacttacaaccaagaatatgctatccagcaaggctctcgttcagacttgatggagaaatcaaaagcttcacagataaacaaaagctaaaggatTTCAGCACCAtcaaatcagctttacaacaaatgttataggaccttctctagtcatcaaaccataagaaaagcaaacaaaaagaagaaagagaaaaaaagagagagagacctacagaagattgctttggctgttctgggtcttttgtggttccttataaattttggaattgtttgttctagttctgtgaggaatgtggCAAGTATTCTGATgggggttgcgttggatctgtggatttctttgggtagtgtggccattttgatagtttTGATTCTTCCAAGAGCAcaataaatatttcccttttttgtgtcattttggtttttggaGTCTCggtaacttccttggttaaatttatttctaggtattttgttgtttttgatgtaatggaaatatCTCTACTGGTTATAACATTctggttttgaagtgaaaaaaaaaagtgaatgaagggctggaaatggcaaaatatccttctttgttatgggtgagttgtattccattacatatatgtatgctgcGTCTCCATTATATATTCAACTATTGacgtgcacttaggatgcttccatatcttggcaattataaataatgttgctgctaatagtagggtgtatgtatctttttgaattaattcttattttgtggttgactttattcctttgataactatgtaagtttaaaaagctaaagctctaaacattcttagaaacaatgaacagtatgtatatataaattaaaaaatgtgtgtagtaaaaaaaaaaatgatctatcaagccatgaaaggacatagaagaaacttaaaagacacattactaaatgaaagaagccagtccaaaaaggctacaaactatgattccaaccaaatgacattctggaaaaggcacagctataggaacaataaaaagatcatggtttccaggagtttggggagaaggagggagggaaggaggaatgaatagaaggagcacaagggatttttagggcaatgaaattattctgtatactatagtggtggctacatgccattatgcatttgtcaaaacccacagaatgtacaccaccaagagtgaatcctaaagtaaactatggactttggttgataataatgtgcccatgttggttcatcaattgcaCCAAATACACCACACTGATGaggggggttgaggggaggggagtatatatgtgtgggtggggagggctatgtgtaaactctctgtattttctgctgtgaacctgaaactgctctaaaagaataaagtctattcaaaattctttaaaaatcagctgaAACATACTTTTGTTTTTGTGCTCCTTTTGCTTCACTTCACTTCAATCTGGTAATTTCTAGATGAAAGTATGTAAATGTGCTAATCACTCTATAAAACACCAAATTTCCGATAAATGCTGTCATTGCTTTAAGGATGTTATCCGTAAAACCCATAACTGTCTCCCAAAATCCCTATTGACTGAGACTGGTTTTAAACTCCACCTCCACACCAGGCTACTCTTAATTCTGTGAAGTTATGAATTTGTTCAGTTGATTAACGACCATCACACACCCTAATCCACATTCATGCGTACGTTTATCTATAAGTTCATGCCTATTTAACTTCTGGGAAATTTACTGTTTTCGATTGAAAGCTACACACTTGAGTACTTCATAATACGCAGATTGTTTCAAGAACTGGTGTTTATTATTGCTTAAATTCTGAACTTCTTTTCTGCAAGTATTAGAAAAATTTCAGTCATATTATTCTTTACAGGACAACTATATTTCACGACAATACTGTTACAatggtttattttgaaaaagatgctcagcatgtCCTGTTTACTATTCTCTTGAGATTCAAAATTTTAGTTAAGATTCTGaggtgaatgaacaaatgaacaggcAACTCGGCATTGTGGCAATACATACAATTTACATATTTCTCCTCATAGTAGGGGATTTCGTATTCCTTCTCCAGGCAAAGTAGAGGCTGTGTACAATGGAGTCACGGCTCATGAGCAGAAAGGGGCTGACAGTTGGGAAGCACGCAGTTATGACTGTAGCGATGCTCACAAGGAACCAGCTGGGATTCTCAAAGAGAGACAAAACAActtgaaagataaaagaaagagtGTAGAAGTAGACAAAGGTGCTCACAAGGAGAAGAATGGTTTTAGTAGCTCTGGCCTcaggggaggatgtggaggaggCATTATTCCTCCGAATGTGTTGCACCCTCTGCTTGTGCCTGTGCAGGATGAAAACCATGGAGCCACTGGCCCAGAGCATGAGCCCCAAACATGAGACATCAGGGAACAAAAGCAATGCTGCAAATAACACATTACTGGTTTTGTGATGACAAAAGGAAGAACAGTATCCAAAATCCCTGTTGTCTGTGATGCTTTTGTTGCTCCATTTACCATGTATGCAGACAGGAAAAATGATGCTCACCAACATTTGCAGGAACCAACACAGGAGAATAGAGGGAACAATGTACCTGAGAGATTTTCCTTTAAGCTCTGCCCACCTAGAGTTCCTGGGACTGATCGTCATCACCTGAAAGACACTCAAGAGGTAGATGCTACCGATggacactcccctccccactctgtgcagaaagaaaaaaagtttgcatCCAAAATCGCTGGGGGAATGTTTCCACCCAAATACTGCCATTGTGTGGGGGACACCTTTGCAGAGGAGGACAAGGAAGTTGGCTACAATCATGTGCTTAAGCATCAAATCTGTGCACCTTAACCTGTACCTAGTCAAGTAAAGGCTGTTATAATGGGAAAGAAGTAAGAAGTTGCCCAGGATTCCAACCACAGTCTGTGTTAAGAAGATCACATCTAATGTCACATCCCTGCTGTCCATCCTCTCAGACACCCGTCACTGAACTTTCTTCTGAGTTACACTGTCCTGCATGGGAACACGAGGTGTGAGCTACATGTATCATGTCAGCTGAATCCAACAGTGTCCACTTACCATTAGTTCTCACatggaaacatttactgaatgcttttgATACTAGCAGATTCCATAGAGTTGAATGTATAACATTTAAAGAGCACTTAACAGTGTAAAACTAATCACTGAAAACACTACATGAGATCACTTCATTCTTCACAAATCTGTGCAGCAGACACTTTTCATGACTAATTATACAGAGGAGGGTAAcgtgcacagagaggttaaatatttattaaaatttactgCTTAGGGCAGAATATGAACTTGAAACCAAGTGAACTGTTAAAAAGAGTGCACTGAACCACAGTTCTCTGCCCAAAAGCTAATTAGCTGTGTTCAAAAAATATCCCGATCTATATTTCATGTTGATTTTACAACCTGACATTCgagttttagatttttataaatatatatatactttttcattataacaagaatacatttatttgtaaagtTTTATTCTGTATGTCAGTATCAATTATGACTAAAGCTTTAAACACCCTAACACATGTACACGCACTGTTAGCAGTAAACCACTGCGGGAACCTGCCCACGGCAAGTCAGTGCAATAAAGATGAGGAAGACGTGAGATTAGGATGCCAACAGGAAGACCCCTTTGCTCTTTTTCAGAAAAGCAAGTATAATGGTACCTGTCATGGGAATTACTGAGTAAGCACATGTAATGCTGCAAACTTTGggagataaaacaataaaacctgATGAAACGGTGCAAGGCAAAActagattattattatttgcagatgacatacttAGCCTACTTGTGAATGCCAGAGTTAAGGGAAAATGCTAGCAAAGAATTAAGAGTATGAATGATATTAACCTACAGGACCTGTGTAAAACAGCATTTGCAAGGcatatattttttgcattttataaattgaaagacTAGATGTTTCGGATTgatattagaatatttttaaatgggtggAAACAACATGAGAATAACAACTGCTGCCTGTAACCCATAATTATCAGGTCAACTGCTCCATAAATTTAAGAGTGACCATAACTTCATCATAACCAACACACCACAGAGACGTTCAGTTGAGACACAGTTGCTGACTCCAGGAACTGCATCAGACATCCAGACTTAGAGAAAACCTTTCTATTTAGGTCATTTCCACGTGTGTATACTTTCTGCACAGGATCAGATGATTAGACTCAGCATACTCTTTATTGTAAACCTGGAGGTATTATCGGTGCACCTCTGGCAGTCCTGAACTCTTAGACTGTGATTCCTATAACGTAGACTCAATAGCAGATTGATTTGATGACTATATTTTCAAGCACCTTAAAAATCAGATTTCGTTATCACTTGGATTCAGCTACAACAATCACTGTCAGTGAGGACTGCGTTAAAT
This region of Camelus ferus isolate YT-003-E chromosome 9, BCGSAC_Cfer_1.0, whole genome shotgun sequence genomic DNA includes:
- the LOC102510056 gene encoding vomeronasal type-1 receptor 4-like, yielding MDSRDVTLDVIFLTQTVVGILGNFLLLSHYNSLYLTRYRLRCTDLMLKHMIVANFLVLLCKGVPHTMAVFGWKHSPSDFGCKLFFFLHRVGRGVSIGSIYLLSVFQVMTISPRNSRWAELKGKSLRYIVPSILLCWFLQMLVSIIFPVCIHGKWSNKSITDNRDFGYCSSFCHHKTSNVLFAALLLFPDVSCLGLMLWASGSMVFILHRHKQRVQHIRRNNASSTSSPEARATKTILLLVSTFVYFYTLSFIFQVVLSLFENPSWFLVSIATVITACFPTVSPFLLMSRDSIVHSLYFAWRRNTKSPTMRRNM